The genomic segment GCTGCTCTTCTCGCTGTGGTCTTGGCCGCTCCCACCGATGTAGAAATCGTGAAGAGCGAATCTGATGTTGGTCCCGAATCCTTTCAATATGCGTAAGTATCGCTTATAAGCAGTAGTAGTACGAGAAGTTAAAATAAATGTTGTCTCCTCTTCTTTTTAGTTATGCTACGAGCGATGGCACCAATGGCGAAGCTCAaggcaaattgaaaaagtttaatGCTGAAGATGAAGCTATTGTGGTTCGTGGTTCCTATTCCTATGTTGGCGATGATGGCCAAACTTACAGCATCCAATATACCGCTGATGAAAATGGTTTCCAACCTCAGGGAGCTCATTTGCCTGTTGCTCCTCAAGTCTAATAATGTGTTgtgttaaataaaattattctttaagaaaaaagtgtgattgattatttaaatttaaggaAACATTCATTAAGACATCCATGGAAAACAGTAACTAATTTCAGAAAACTAAACCTTAAACCTTTAGGGAAAAGTAAATTTAAATATGACTGACTTTAATGGAAAATGTTTCCTCAgaggcaaaaatgcaaatgcaaatttgcccttgaacgATTCAaatttgaagctcaatgataaaggacctcctttttatagccacatttagtatccgccaccttcagatttagacatagctgtcatatggaccaaactctcgatttaaggtcttgcgcccataaaaggcacatttattgtccgacttttccaaaatttgggacagtgagttaagttaagcctgtcgacatacttctgaaatattggcacagatcggtccagatgccatatagaccgatctctcgatttatggcgttgggcctataaaaggcgcatttattatgcgattttgccaaaattagggacagtgagttgtgttaggactttcgacatccttcttcaatttggcctagatcgatcaagatttgcatatagatgccacatagaccgatctctcgatttaaggttatgggcccataaaaggcgcatttattgtccgatgtcgccgaaatttgggacagtgagttgtgttagactcttcgacatttttcagaAACAAggcggtctagatttgaatatagctgccatgtagaccgatatctcgatttaaaatcttggtcccataaaaggcacatttatagtccgatttcactgaaatttgacacagcgacttatgttaggctttgcgacatccgtgtcctatatgattcagatcagttcatttttagatataactactaaaaagatcaatattttgttatacacaattgaacaatgacttgtactttttaagATTTGGTTctaatcggaatatatttcgatatagctacaagcttttttcacaggattttgacgaGAGGTTGTTTAtgtatatagccgaggtggtgggtatccaaagttcggtccgaccgtactttacgcctttttacttgtttcatagtAATTTCTTTAAGTTTCCTTGGGCTACTAGCTAAGGCCCCAGCCTATCTTTTATCGTTCTACAGGTGTACACTTGGCATAGTTTAGCTCACTACCTTTAACGGATGTTAAATGTAGCTACCTTGGTGACACCGCGGGGAGCTTTGTTTTCACATTCGAGATGAGAGAAGAGTCACCCTCGGGTGGCCATTCCTGGGCCAATTTCTCGTTCGTGTCCTCGGTTAAGTAAACACGACCATTACCAGAGCTTTAACTGGAAATTTttcaagttcgaagataggctatatcggactatatcttgatatagcccccatatataccgatccgccgatttagggtcttagccctataaaagccacatttattatccgattttgctgcaatttgggacagtgagttgtgttaggccagtcgaaattcttcttcaatttgtctcagatcggtccagagttggatatagctgccatatagaacgatttctcgatttaaagatttgggcatataaaatgcgcatttattgagcgatttagccgaaatttgtgatagtgagttgcgttaggctcttcgacaactttctataatttagctcagattggtccatatttatatatagctgccagatagaccgatctctcggattaaagttttggccccataaaaggcacataatccgatttcggtgaaatttgacacatccgtgtcgtatatggttcagatcggtctatatttcgatatggctaccaaaacgtccaatattttgttctacaaaattgaacaatgacttgtacttattactcAGCTCAAtgtccatgtcgaatttggtccaaatcggacatttATCGGTATAGCTTCTATGGGGCCATAgattatgcatttttaatcggtttattacgaatggtggtttacatacatacccgaggtggtgggtatccaaagttctacTTTGTCgaacaccatagaatgggggtatactaatttcatcattctgtttgtaactcctcgaaatattcgtctaaaaccccataaagtatatatatttttgatcgtcaagacatttttagtcgaactacccatgtccgtccgtctgtctgtcgaaagcactttcgaaggagtaaagctagccgcttgaaatttagcacaattacttcttattagtgtaggtcggttgagattttaaatgggctatatcggtccacgttttgatatagctgccatataaaccgatctgcgatcttgacttcttgagccgctagagggcacaattcttatccgacttgactgaaattttgcacgaggtgttttattacgacttccaataactgtgccgagtatggttgaaatcggtccataaccttatatagctgactttcaacaactgtgctaagaactggtcaaatcggtccctaacctgatatattttccaaataaatCAATgggagatcttgacttcttgagcctctacagggagcaattcttaaccgatttggctaaaatatagcatgatgtgttttgttatgacttccaacaactgtgctgagtatagttgaaaccggttcataacctgatatagctgccatataaatcgatctggggtctggacttcttgagccactagagggcgcaattattattcgatttagctgaaattttgcatgaggtgttttgtcataactttcaacaactgtgctaagaatatgtcaaatcggtccctaacctgatatagctgccatataagccgatatgggatcttgacttcttgagcttctaaagggcgcaagtattacccgaattggctgaaattttgtacaacggcttctcacatgacctttaacatacgagtcgaatatggcatgaatcggtttataacctaatacagctcgcctatagatcgatctccctattttacttcttcagcccctaaagtgcgcaattcttactagatttggctgaaattttacacaatgacttatactatggtctccaatattcagttcaattatggtccgaaatgaaccataacttgatattgttccaataacataacaatttttttctttcatcctttgtttacctaaaaagagataccgtggcacgagctcgacaaatacgatccatggtggagggtatataagattcagcctggctgaacttagcacgcttatattgggttgcccaaaaagtaattgcggatttttcatatagtcggcgttgacaaattttttcacagcttgtggctctgtaattgcattcctttcttctgtcagttatcagctgttacttttagcttgctttagaaaaaaagtgtaaaaaaagtatatttgattaaagttcattctaagttttattaaaaatacatttactttcttttaaaaaatccgcagttactttttgggcaacccaatacttgttttcttttgaaaacTGTGCATCCCATTACCTGTTAGTTGGTATACCATGATTATCTATGTCATTTTCACATCATATTTTAAATGACTCTTGACTAGAGTTTCAACAGTCAATGCATGATGGATGACATGAAAAAAGAGTTAATCATAATCTTGCAATCGGAGGTGTTTCAATGCTATTTTGTGGGGTGCTAATTTGCAACACCCTTTGCCGCATTATGAACCACTAATCGTCTTTCATTAAAAGCGTAATTGGTTTGCGTTGATAATACAAAACATAAAGCCAGATTAGACTTTtgttatttattaattaaataCCTGTTGTTTTATTAGTTCGATGCAAAgcgaattttcttagaaaaaaaccGGGTTTTTATTTGGTTGTTTGTTTTCTGCTCAACAAGAAACCATTCAACTTCATGTCCATTATTCTATTGTTCTATAAattatgattttatttatttcgctTTGGCATTGCGATGTCACGAGAACGTTAGCATTCTTAGTTCATTGATAGCTTGGAAATGCAATGCCTTCTGTGTACCATGTTCTATACGATATtacaataggtatgcaaaattaaagtctgactaaatttggatatgtgCTTTATATTAAAAGTACTAGctggctcgctccgctgcgccttctttaactctctaatatctattaagggtgaggacacttcgccctgaatgtgataTCCTGCTACTGTAGtcaatgtccgcctatgacgctgaacgcctgcgttcgaatcctgacagaacttcggaaaaaatttaagacggtggttatcccctcttaatgctgacgacattttcgaggtaccataccatgcatggtcatgtaaaaaattctcccaaaaaggtgtcacactgcggcacaccgtaccgccttggctataaaaaaaggccccttatcgttgataaacgcaacttgaatcggaaagcgcttattgatgtatgaaaagtttgcccctgctcggttcctgggcaaatttttactctactctatgcctttcttttgagccccatattactgtattggtaaatatttcgggtttagggggtatatcgggggtggtcacttggccatcaaagtaaatataagattcgtgctctaatttcagtaacatttcgtatgagtcccattATGGCATGAACGGttaataagttgtgtttgaaggtgggtGGACCCCatggtctttgtcccgaaaatgaatataaatttcccgaaaatcaataaatttccaccccaaatagcttctatataatagggaggggtggggcggctccccaaacacatggctctatattgtcgtggttggtgTCTAtaaatccatttggcgggttttggcgGCACCCATTCCCAACAAaagaaaccattttttttattttgtgattattagagtgcaaaaaaataacgaactaatcgcattaccaatttccgagaaatggtatttttgaaattagggtaatgagaaatgctttttaggggagatatttgaactcaaatatggatatcaaattcatgtccactcccaaatccctttactttaaaccccattttgtcatggtcggtaagtatgaaccgtttgtagtgtgttttggggctggggaggccaccggcactttgccctaataatagatatcaaattcgttctttacttccaaatacagTTGATTtgtgctccatattgctatagtcggaaataaagtttagtttaaggggtgatttagggcgtacccccataactggatatcaaattcgttttctactctcaaatatccttatttgagtcccatattgccataatgggtcaattaatatattcgacgtatttttaggaggaaaagagccaccttgacttgaacgcaaatgttaatgtcatatttttaatctactcccaaatatctatcagttgaatcctatatagccttggacggctgatatgcccatttgggggtgaggcgacgGACGGATACTttttatatgagtcccatattgacatgaacttcgaatatatctgtttagaggagttttggggttgggaggcccgctgggtacttgaacccaaaatttaatatgatattctTTTTCtagcctccaatacctttcatttgatacccatattgtgcccatcagccctcttttggttttgagtggagtttttggtgtaagggggaaggtcagccaccatctgatatccaaaaattatctatgtttcctttttttgattctacggaacaaacaaacaaaccaagtttCACATAGTCATGATGGATCATATGCCCGTTtggggggtggcgtgacccccctacacttcgatctgattttgtgtacCAGATTCGTAATGtgcttccgaatacctttcatttaagccccatattgatatggacgactaggttgtctgtttttagacattttggagttagggcgacttcctgggtacttggacacaatttttaataccatattcatattctactcttaaatacctttcatttgatatccatattgtctacatcgggtggtatttttgggtggtatttttggggtaacgggaagggtccgcccccttccgttatcaactaattgtaaagcatatttcttcttcctaaccatattcgttatctactcccgaatacctttcatttgagtcccaaattgtcatgatcgtcaaataaacctattttaaggggttttggggctggggcgggccccagttatttggacccaacttttattattattgagtcttttttttacaacattgtactctactcttgaatacctttcatttgaaccccctattgtcccgatcggtcaacttttagttttgggtagtacttttggggtaagggggagggtccgtccccctcccgatatcaaaaaattatatagcctatgtttccttccagaccaacctacacaatctgtgaaaatttcaaggtaatcggttcagccgtttttgagtctacacggaacaaacaaacacaaattgaattttatgtagactcggtggtgtagtgtattatatggtcggctccgcccgacttttgcctttccttactggttttttgtcTATTAAAATGTACATTGTACATACTTATAGGGTATATCATTGTTATCGCCTCCTTCCTATCTTAACCCTAAACATCTTATTTATGTTTTCTATGAggtttctatttgaaaaaacaTGAATGCTGACTTGCATAAAACGTTTAAATGGTTTATTTATTAGCTCTTTGTTTGTATACTCTTCCCATACATAGGCAAACATAACACGAGCTGCACAAAAAAACCATACGAAATGGTGATAAGCCAGAAATGTGCAAATTCCAATGCATTTTATGTGCTACTATTCGCACTCATTTGTGGCACTATGAGCATCATTTAAGTATTATACCATCTACCAACTAAGTGTGGCAGAAGCTGCAATTTACCTTGCCAAATATTAACGAAACCTCTAATTAGCCTAACACTAATTCGGGACGCATAAGCAAAACAATGGCAACAATGGGGTTGCGAATGGTTAAGACGAATAGGTCAAGCCCTACACACCAAAAGTTAAATATGTTATATGAACATATTGAATTGCCATTAAAATTCAAGAGTGCAccgatttccaaaatattttacCATCTACTAATACATATATCCGGAAGTATATCTAGGCTAGTTTTTAGTGGCAGTCTGAAATCATATTTACTTAAGGCTCTATTATGCGGTATGTAGGTGTAAATGCAAAGTTTGCCCatgcattccactaaggaacagaggcaaacttctcacataacaatgagtgcagtccgactcaagttttaagctcaatgagaaggatgtcgaaagcctaacataagtcactgtgtcaaatttcagcgaaatcggattatagatgttccttttatgggcccaaaaccttaaatcgagagatcggtgtatatggcagctatatccaaatctggaccgatctgtgacatattgcagaggtatgtcgaagggcttaacttaactcactgtaacaaattttcggaaaatcggacaataaattcgccttttgtgggctcaagaccttaaatcgagagatcggtctatatggcagcc from the Stomoxys calcitrans chromosome 1, idStoCalc2.1, whole genome shotgun sequence genome contains:
- the LOC106089026 gene encoding larval cuticle protein 65Ag1-like, with the protein product MKFVIVFAALLAVVLAAPTDVEIVKSESDVGPESFQYAYATSDGTNGEAQGKLKKFNAEDEAIVVRGSYSYVGDDGQTYSIQYTADENGFQPQGAHLPVAPQV